The following coding sequences are from one Capsicum annuum cultivar UCD-10X-F1 chromosome 3, UCD10Xv1.1, whole genome shotgun sequence window:
- the LOC107863872 gene encoding transcription factor EMB1444 isoform X9, which translates to MASQLQQALRSLCCNTPWKYAVFWKLTRRARMMLTWEDAYYDNDGFPEKKSPGSTAGNLHDGHYSNTRLGVAVAKMSYHVYSLGEGIVGQVAVTGKYLWLSADKGAAISSLAPEHCDGWQAQFSAGIKTIVVAAVAPHGVVQLGSLDIKIPEDLSVVKHIGDVFSALQELMSSCLQSSMQNSMENSCLSEISTRTSGPEVFQDCISNLGRSVCEDGRNMWSPLYTSVEKSVDHSGIFSQTGSHPNKILEVVDNQGLHGTAVQGSDDCDNLLLPNCGSSIINNQEEGQMWAETDPNFEGQTRNLRVLGKGSVYKTEPTLRNDASIGSVSYDAGKVTERRQPNRSNLASEAYNGQTGMLGLLDLPNAYPDNCAETNLSLETECNYTMRTPFRFCAGYELYEALGPVFQKENSSKDWEAGNREEMAVEMLEGIGSSNLLTNNTGNEHLLEAVIANVNRHDNDCNSVKSFCKSVDSLLTTEISAEPCSSDIGTISSTCYSFGRETLNSFNSSGTCGVRSSRGFSSTSCSRGSGHVERPLEPVKMHKKRARPGESCRPRPRDRQLIQDRIKELRELVPNGSKCSIDSLLERTIKHMLFMQNVTKHADKLSKCSASKLADKESGTCGTSSHEVGSSWAVEVGHNQKVCPMRVENLGMNGQMLVEIFEDGRHFLDIAEAIRSLGLTILKGAE; encoded by the exons ATGGCAAGCCAACTGCAACAAGCACTGAGGAGCCTTTGCTGCAACACTCCTTGGAAGTATGCTGTTTTCTGGAAGCTCACTCGTCGAGCTCGAAT GATGTTAACTTGGGAGGACGCTTACTATGATAATGATGGGTTTCCAGAGAAAAAATCTCCTGGTAGCACAGCAGGCAACCTTCATGATGGACATTATTCCAACACTCGTCTCGGAGTAGCTGTGGCAAAGATGTCCTATCATGTTTATTCACTTGGAGAAGG TATTGTTGGGCAGGTGGCAGTTACTGGAAAATATCTATGGCTTTCCGCAGACAAAGGTGCAGCTATCTCTAGCTTGGCTCCTGAG CACTGTGATGGGTGGCAAGCTCAATTTTCTGCTGGGATTAAG accattgttgttgctgctgttgcTCCACATGGAGTTGTACAACTTGGATCCTTGGATATT aagattcCTGAGGATTTGAGCGTGGTCAAGCATATTGGAGATGTCTTTTCTGCGCTCCAGGAGTTGATGTCAAGTTGCTTGCAGAGTTCAATGCAGAACAGCATGGAAAATTCTTGCTTG TCAGAGATATCGACAAGGACCTCAGGTCCAGAGGTTTTTCAAGACTGCATAAGTAATCTAGGTAGAAGTGTTTGTGAAGATGGGAGAAATATGTGGTCTCCTCTATATACATCTGTTGAAAAATCTGTTGATCATTCTGGTATCTTCTCGCAAACTGGAAGTCACCCAAATAAAATACTTGAAGTGGTTGATAACCAAGGACTTCATGGGACAGCAGTTCAAGGATCTGATGACTGTGACAATCTGCTTCTTCCAAACTGTGGAAGTTCCATTATAAACAACCAAGAAGAAGGGCAGATGTGGGCAGAAACTGATCCAAATTTTGAAGGGCAAACTAGAAACTTGCGAGTCTTAGGAAAGGGCTCTGTATATAAAACTGAGCCAACTTTGAGAAATGATGCAAGTATTGGAAGTGTTTCATATGATGCTGGAAAAGTCACTGAACGCCGTCAGCCAAATAGAAGCAATCTTGCTTCTGAAGCTTACAATGGTCAAACCGGAATGTTGGGTTTGTTGGATCTTCCCAATGCATATCCAGATAATTGTGCAGAGACAAATTTAAGTCTTGAGACCGAGTGTAATTACACAATGCGCACTCCTTTCAGGTTCTGTGCTGGCTATGAGCTGTACGAAGCATTAGGGCCAGTTTTCCAGAAAGAGAATTCTTCCAAGGACTGGGAGGCAGGGAACCGGGAAGAAATGGCCGTTGAGATGCTTGAGGGTATTGGCTCCAGCAATCTGTTAACTAACAACACTGGCAATGAGCATCTTCTAGAAGCAGTAATAGCTAATGTTAACCGCCATGACAATGATTGTAACAGTGTGAAGTCATTCTGTAAATCTGTCGATTCCCTCTTGACCACTGAAATATCTGCTGAACCTTGTAGCAGTGATATAGGCACAATCAGTTCTACATGCTATTCATTTGGTCGGGAAACATTGAACAGCTTCAACTCATCAGGTACATGTGGTGTTCGGTCTTCTAGGGGTTTTTCATCAACCAGTTGTAGCAGAGGTAGCGGACATGTTGAGAGGCCACTCGAACCTGTTAAAATGCATAAAAAGAGAGCTAGACCTGGTGAAAGTTGCCGACCTAGACCCAGGGATAGACAATTGATCCAAGATCGCATCAAGGAGCTCCGTGAGCTGGTTCCAAATGGTTCTAAG TGCAGTATAGACTCACTTCTAGAACGCACTATCAAACACATGCTTTTCATGCAAAATGTCACCAAGCATGCTGACAAGCTAAGTAAGTGCTCTGCATCAAAG CTGGCTGACAAGGAATCGGGTACCTGTGGAACTTCCTCCCATGAGGTTGGTTCAAGCTGGGCAGTGGAAGTTGGACATAACCAAAAAGtttgtccgatgagggttgaaaATTTAGGCATGAATGGTCAAATGCTTGTAGAA ATCTTCGAAGACGGAAGGCATTTCCTTGACATAGCAGAAGCAATACGGAGCTTGGGTCTTACAATTTTAAAAG GGGCAGAATGA
- the LOC107863872 gene encoding transcription factor EMB1444 isoform X10 produces MASQLQQALRSLCCNTPWKYAVFWKLTRRARMMLTWEDAYYDNDGFPEKKSPGSTAGNLHDGHYSNTRLGVAVAKMSYHVYSLGEGIVGQVAVTGKYLWLSADKGAAISSLAPEHCDGWQAQFSAGIKTIVVAAVAPHGVVQLGSLDIIPEDLSVVKHIGDVFSALQELMSSCLQSSMQNSMENSCLSEISTRTSGPEVFQDCISNLGRSVCEDGRNMWSPLYTSVEKSVDHSGIFSQTGSHPNKILEVVDNQGLHGTAVQGSDDCDNLLLPNCGSSIINNQEEGQMWAETDPNFEGQTRNLRVLGKGSVYKTEPTLRNDASIGSVSYDAGKVTERRQPNRSNLASEAYNGQTGMLGLLDLPNAYPDNCAETNLSLETECNYTMRTPFRFCAGYELYEALGPVFQKENSSKDWEAGNREEMAVEMLEGIGSSNLLTNNTGNEHLLEAVIANVNRHDNDCNSVKSFCKSVDSLLTTEISAEPCSSDIGTISSTCYSFGRETLNSFNSSGTCGVRSSRGFSSTSCSRGSGHVERPLEPVKMHKKRARPGESCRPRPRDRQLIQDRIKELRELVPNGSKCSIDSLLERTIKHMLFMQNVTKHADKLSKCSASKLADKESGTCGTSSHEVGSSWAVEVGHNQKVCPMRVENLGMNGQMLVEIFEDGRHFLDIAEAIRSLGLTILKGAE; encoded by the exons ATGGCAAGCCAACTGCAACAAGCACTGAGGAGCCTTTGCTGCAACACTCCTTGGAAGTATGCTGTTTTCTGGAAGCTCACTCGTCGAGCTCGAAT GATGTTAACTTGGGAGGACGCTTACTATGATAATGATGGGTTTCCAGAGAAAAAATCTCCTGGTAGCACAGCAGGCAACCTTCATGATGGACATTATTCCAACACTCGTCTCGGAGTAGCTGTGGCAAAGATGTCCTATCATGTTTATTCACTTGGAGAAGG TATTGTTGGGCAGGTGGCAGTTACTGGAAAATATCTATGGCTTTCCGCAGACAAAGGTGCAGCTATCTCTAGCTTGGCTCCTGAG CACTGTGATGGGTGGCAAGCTCAATTTTCTGCTGGGATTAAG accattgttgttgctgctgttgcTCCACATGGAGTTGTACAACTTGGATCCTTGGATATT attcCTGAGGATTTGAGCGTGGTCAAGCATATTGGAGATGTCTTTTCTGCGCTCCAGGAGTTGATGTCAAGTTGCTTGCAGAGTTCAATGCAGAACAGCATGGAAAATTCTTGCTTG TCAGAGATATCGACAAGGACCTCAGGTCCAGAGGTTTTTCAAGACTGCATAAGTAATCTAGGTAGAAGTGTTTGTGAAGATGGGAGAAATATGTGGTCTCCTCTATATACATCTGTTGAAAAATCTGTTGATCATTCTGGTATCTTCTCGCAAACTGGAAGTCACCCAAATAAAATACTTGAAGTGGTTGATAACCAAGGACTTCATGGGACAGCAGTTCAAGGATCTGATGACTGTGACAATCTGCTTCTTCCAAACTGTGGAAGTTCCATTATAAACAACCAAGAAGAAGGGCAGATGTGGGCAGAAACTGATCCAAATTTTGAAGGGCAAACTAGAAACTTGCGAGTCTTAGGAAAGGGCTCTGTATATAAAACTGAGCCAACTTTGAGAAATGATGCAAGTATTGGAAGTGTTTCATATGATGCTGGAAAAGTCACTGAACGCCGTCAGCCAAATAGAAGCAATCTTGCTTCTGAAGCTTACAATGGTCAAACCGGAATGTTGGGTTTGTTGGATCTTCCCAATGCATATCCAGATAATTGTGCAGAGACAAATTTAAGTCTTGAGACCGAGTGTAATTACACAATGCGCACTCCTTTCAGGTTCTGTGCTGGCTATGAGCTGTACGAAGCATTAGGGCCAGTTTTCCAGAAAGAGAATTCTTCCAAGGACTGGGAGGCAGGGAACCGGGAAGAAATGGCCGTTGAGATGCTTGAGGGTATTGGCTCCAGCAATCTGTTAACTAACAACACTGGCAATGAGCATCTTCTAGAAGCAGTAATAGCTAATGTTAACCGCCATGACAATGATTGTAACAGTGTGAAGTCATTCTGTAAATCTGTCGATTCCCTCTTGACCACTGAAATATCTGCTGAACCTTGTAGCAGTGATATAGGCACAATCAGTTCTACATGCTATTCATTTGGTCGGGAAACATTGAACAGCTTCAACTCATCAGGTACATGTGGTGTTCGGTCTTCTAGGGGTTTTTCATCAACCAGTTGTAGCAGAGGTAGCGGACATGTTGAGAGGCCACTCGAACCTGTTAAAATGCATAAAAAGAGAGCTAGACCTGGTGAAAGTTGCCGACCTAGACCCAGGGATAGACAATTGATCCAAGATCGCATCAAGGAGCTCCGTGAGCTGGTTCCAAATGGTTCTAAG TGCAGTATAGACTCACTTCTAGAACGCACTATCAAACACATGCTTTTCATGCAAAATGTCACCAAGCATGCTGACAAGCTAAGTAAGTGCTCTGCATCAAAG CTGGCTGACAAGGAATCGGGTACCTGTGGAACTTCCTCCCATGAGGTTGGTTCAAGCTGGGCAGTGGAAGTTGGACATAACCAAAAAGtttgtccgatgagggttgaaaATTTAGGCATGAATGGTCAAATGCTTGTAGAA ATCTTCGAAGACGGAAGGCATTTCCTTGACATAGCAGAAGCAATACGGAGCTTGGGTCTTACAATTTTAAAAG GGGCAGAATGA
- the LOC107863872 gene encoding transcription factor EMB1444 isoform X4: MASQLQQALRSLCCNTPWKYAVFWKLTRRARMMLTWEDAYYDNDGFPEKKSPGSTAGNLHDGHYSNTRLGVAVAKMSYHVYSLGEGIVGQVAVTGKYLWLSADKGAAISSLAPEHCDGWQAQFSAGIKTIVVAAVAPHGVVQLGSLDIKIPEDLSVVKHIGDVFSALQELMSSCLQSSMQNSMENSCLSEISTRTSGPEVFQDCISNLGRSVCEDGRNMWSPLYTSVEKSVDHSGIFSQTGSHPNKILEVVDNQGLHGTAVQGSDDCDNLLLPNCGSSIINNQEEGQMWAETDPNFEGQTRNLRVLGKGSVYKTEPTLRNDASIGSVSYDAGKVTERRQPNRSNLASEAYNGQTGMLGLLDLPNAYPDNCAETNLSLETECNYTMRTPFRFCAGYELYEALGPVFQKENSSKDWEAGNREEMAVEMLEGIGSSNLLTNNTGNEHLLEAVIANVNRHDNDCNSVKSFCKSVDSLLTTEISAEPCSSDIGTISSTCYSFGRETLNSFNSSGTCGVRSSRGFSSTSCSRGSGHVERPLEPVKMHKKRARPGESCRPRPRDRQLIQDRIKELRELVPNGSKCSIDSLLERTIKHMLFMQNVTKHADKLSKCSASKLADKESGTCGTSSHEVGSSWAVEVGHNQKVCPMRVENLGMNGQMLVEIFEDGRHFLDIAEAIRSLGLTILKGLSEVYGERMHMCFVVEGQNDRTLHRMDVLWSLMQLLQAKINI; the protein is encoded by the exons ATGGCAAGCCAACTGCAACAAGCACTGAGGAGCCTTTGCTGCAACACTCCTTGGAAGTATGCTGTTTTCTGGAAGCTCACTCGTCGAGCTCGAAT GATGTTAACTTGGGAGGACGCTTACTATGATAATGATGGGTTTCCAGAGAAAAAATCTCCTGGTAGCACAGCAGGCAACCTTCATGATGGACATTATTCCAACACTCGTCTCGGAGTAGCTGTGGCAAAGATGTCCTATCATGTTTATTCACTTGGAGAAGG TATTGTTGGGCAGGTGGCAGTTACTGGAAAATATCTATGGCTTTCCGCAGACAAAGGTGCAGCTATCTCTAGCTTGGCTCCTGAG CACTGTGATGGGTGGCAAGCTCAATTTTCTGCTGGGATTAAG accattgttgttgctgctgttgcTCCACATGGAGTTGTACAACTTGGATCCTTGGATATT aagattcCTGAGGATTTGAGCGTGGTCAAGCATATTGGAGATGTCTTTTCTGCGCTCCAGGAGTTGATGTCAAGTTGCTTGCAGAGTTCAATGCAGAACAGCATGGAAAATTCTTGCTTG TCAGAGATATCGACAAGGACCTCAGGTCCAGAGGTTTTTCAAGACTGCATAAGTAATCTAGGTAGAAGTGTTTGTGAAGATGGGAGAAATATGTGGTCTCCTCTATATACATCTGTTGAAAAATCTGTTGATCATTCTGGTATCTTCTCGCAAACTGGAAGTCACCCAAATAAAATACTTGAAGTGGTTGATAACCAAGGACTTCATGGGACAGCAGTTCAAGGATCTGATGACTGTGACAATCTGCTTCTTCCAAACTGTGGAAGTTCCATTATAAACAACCAAGAAGAAGGGCAGATGTGGGCAGAAACTGATCCAAATTTTGAAGGGCAAACTAGAAACTTGCGAGTCTTAGGAAAGGGCTCTGTATATAAAACTGAGCCAACTTTGAGAAATGATGCAAGTATTGGAAGTGTTTCATATGATGCTGGAAAAGTCACTGAACGCCGTCAGCCAAATAGAAGCAATCTTGCTTCTGAAGCTTACAATGGTCAAACCGGAATGTTGGGTTTGTTGGATCTTCCCAATGCATATCCAGATAATTGTGCAGAGACAAATTTAAGTCTTGAGACCGAGTGTAATTACACAATGCGCACTCCTTTCAGGTTCTGTGCTGGCTATGAGCTGTACGAAGCATTAGGGCCAGTTTTCCAGAAAGAGAATTCTTCCAAGGACTGGGAGGCAGGGAACCGGGAAGAAATGGCCGTTGAGATGCTTGAGGGTATTGGCTCCAGCAATCTGTTAACTAACAACACTGGCAATGAGCATCTTCTAGAAGCAGTAATAGCTAATGTTAACCGCCATGACAATGATTGTAACAGTGTGAAGTCATTCTGTAAATCTGTCGATTCCCTCTTGACCACTGAAATATCTGCTGAACCTTGTAGCAGTGATATAGGCACAATCAGTTCTACATGCTATTCATTTGGTCGGGAAACATTGAACAGCTTCAACTCATCAGGTACATGTGGTGTTCGGTCTTCTAGGGGTTTTTCATCAACCAGTTGTAGCAGAGGTAGCGGACATGTTGAGAGGCCACTCGAACCTGTTAAAATGCATAAAAAGAGAGCTAGACCTGGTGAAAGTTGCCGACCTAGACCCAGGGATAGACAATTGATCCAAGATCGCATCAAGGAGCTCCGTGAGCTGGTTCCAAATGGTTCTAAG TGCAGTATAGACTCACTTCTAGAACGCACTATCAAACACATGCTTTTCATGCAAAATGTCACCAAGCATGCTGACAAGCTAAGTAAGTGCTCTGCATCAAAG CTGGCTGACAAGGAATCGGGTACCTGTGGAACTTCCTCCCATGAGGTTGGTTCAAGCTGGGCAGTGGAAGTTGGACATAACCAAAAAGtttgtccgatgagggttgaaaATTTAGGCATGAATGGTCAAATGCTTGTAGAA ATCTTCGAAGACGGAAGGCATTTCCTTGACATAGCAGAAGCAATACGGAGCTTGGGTCTTACAATTTTAAAAGGTCTGTCAGAGGTTTATGGTGAGAGGATGCATATGTGTTTTGTCGTTGAG GGGCAGAATGATAGAACCTTGCATCGCATGGATGTATTATGGTCTCTTATGCAGCTACTGCAAGCAAAGATCAACATATAG
- the LOC107863872 gene encoding transcription factor EMB1444 isoform X5, which translates to MASQLQQALRSLCCNTPWKYAVFWKLTRRARMMLTWEDAYYDNDGFPEKKSPGSTAGNLHDGHYSNTRLGVAVAKMSYHVYSLGEGIVGQVAVTGKYLWLSADKGAAISSLAPEHCDGWQAQFSAGIKTIVVAAVAPHGVVQLGSLDIIPEDLSVVKHIGDVFSALQELMSSCLQSSMQNSMENSCLSEISTRTSGPEVFQDCISNLGRSVCEDGRNMWSPLYTSVEKSVDHSGIFSQTGSHPNKILEVVDNQGLHGTAVQGSDDCDNLLLPNCGSSIINNQEEGQMWAETDPNFEGQTRNLRVLGKGSVYKTEPTLRNDASIGSVSYDAGKVTERRQPNRSNLASEAYNGQTGMLGLLDLPNAYPDNCAETNLSLETECNYTMRTPFRFCAGYELYEALGPVFQKENSSKDWEAGNREEMAVEMLEGIGSSNLLTNNTGNEHLLEAVIANVNRHDNDCNSVKSFCKSVDSLLTTEISAEPCSSDIGTISSTCYSFGRETLNSFNSSGTCGVRSSRGFSSTSCSRGSGHVERPLEPVKMHKKRARPGESCRPRPRDRQLIQDRIKELRELVPNGSKCSIDSLLERTIKHMLFMQNVTKHADKLSKCSASKLADKESGTCGTSSHEVGSSWAVEVGHNQKVCPMRVENLGMNGQMLVEIFEDGRHFLDIAEAIRSLGLTILKGLSEVYGERMHMCFVVEGQNDRTLHRMDVLWSLMQLLQAKINI; encoded by the exons ATGGCAAGCCAACTGCAACAAGCACTGAGGAGCCTTTGCTGCAACACTCCTTGGAAGTATGCTGTTTTCTGGAAGCTCACTCGTCGAGCTCGAAT GATGTTAACTTGGGAGGACGCTTACTATGATAATGATGGGTTTCCAGAGAAAAAATCTCCTGGTAGCACAGCAGGCAACCTTCATGATGGACATTATTCCAACACTCGTCTCGGAGTAGCTGTGGCAAAGATGTCCTATCATGTTTATTCACTTGGAGAAGG TATTGTTGGGCAGGTGGCAGTTACTGGAAAATATCTATGGCTTTCCGCAGACAAAGGTGCAGCTATCTCTAGCTTGGCTCCTGAG CACTGTGATGGGTGGCAAGCTCAATTTTCTGCTGGGATTAAG accattgttgttgctgctgttgcTCCACATGGAGTTGTACAACTTGGATCCTTGGATATT attcCTGAGGATTTGAGCGTGGTCAAGCATATTGGAGATGTCTTTTCTGCGCTCCAGGAGTTGATGTCAAGTTGCTTGCAGAGTTCAATGCAGAACAGCATGGAAAATTCTTGCTTG TCAGAGATATCGACAAGGACCTCAGGTCCAGAGGTTTTTCAAGACTGCATAAGTAATCTAGGTAGAAGTGTTTGTGAAGATGGGAGAAATATGTGGTCTCCTCTATATACATCTGTTGAAAAATCTGTTGATCATTCTGGTATCTTCTCGCAAACTGGAAGTCACCCAAATAAAATACTTGAAGTGGTTGATAACCAAGGACTTCATGGGACAGCAGTTCAAGGATCTGATGACTGTGACAATCTGCTTCTTCCAAACTGTGGAAGTTCCATTATAAACAACCAAGAAGAAGGGCAGATGTGGGCAGAAACTGATCCAAATTTTGAAGGGCAAACTAGAAACTTGCGAGTCTTAGGAAAGGGCTCTGTATATAAAACTGAGCCAACTTTGAGAAATGATGCAAGTATTGGAAGTGTTTCATATGATGCTGGAAAAGTCACTGAACGCCGTCAGCCAAATAGAAGCAATCTTGCTTCTGAAGCTTACAATGGTCAAACCGGAATGTTGGGTTTGTTGGATCTTCCCAATGCATATCCAGATAATTGTGCAGAGACAAATTTAAGTCTTGAGACCGAGTGTAATTACACAATGCGCACTCCTTTCAGGTTCTGTGCTGGCTATGAGCTGTACGAAGCATTAGGGCCAGTTTTCCAGAAAGAGAATTCTTCCAAGGACTGGGAGGCAGGGAACCGGGAAGAAATGGCCGTTGAGATGCTTGAGGGTATTGGCTCCAGCAATCTGTTAACTAACAACACTGGCAATGAGCATCTTCTAGAAGCAGTAATAGCTAATGTTAACCGCCATGACAATGATTGTAACAGTGTGAAGTCATTCTGTAAATCTGTCGATTCCCTCTTGACCACTGAAATATCTGCTGAACCTTGTAGCAGTGATATAGGCACAATCAGTTCTACATGCTATTCATTTGGTCGGGAAACATTGAACAGCTTCAACTCATCAGGTACATGTGGTGTTCGGTCTTCTAGGGGTTTTTCATCAACCAGTTGTAGCAGAGGTAGCGGACATGTTGAGAGGCCACTCGAACCTGTTAAAATGCATAAAAAGAGAGCTAGACCTGGTGAAAGTTGCCGACCTAGACCCAGGGATAGACAATTGATCCAAGATCGCATCAAGGAGCTCCGTGAGCTGGTTCCAAATGGTTCTAAG TGCAGTATAGACTCACTTCTAGAACGCACTATCAAACACATGCTTTTCATGCAAAATGTCACCAAGCATGCTGACAAGCTAAGTAAGTGCTCTGCATCAAAG CTGGCTGACAAGGAATCGGGTACCTGTGGAACTTCCTCCCATGAGGTTGGTTCAAGCTGGGCAGTGGAAGTTGGACATAACCAAAAAGtttgtccgatgagggttgaaaATTTAGGCATGAATGGTCAAATGCTTGTAGAA ATCTTCGAAGACGGAAGGCATTTCCTTGACATAGCAGAAGCAATACGGAGCTTGGGTCTTACAATTTTAAAAGGTCTGTCAGAGGTTTATGGTGAGAGGATGCATATGTGTTTTGTCGTTGAG GGGCAGAATGATAGAACCTTGCATCGCATGGATGTATTATGGTCTCTTATGCAGCTACTGCAAGCAAAGATCAACATATAG
- the LOC107863872 gene encoding transcription factor EMB1444 isoform X7, protein MASQLQQALRSLCCNTPWKYAVFWKLTRRARMMLTWEDAYYDNDGFPEKKSPGSTAGNLHDGHYSNTRLGVAVAKMSYHVYSLGEGIVGQVAVTGKYLWLSADKGAAISSLAPEHCDGWQAQFSAGIKTIVVAAVAPHGVVQLGSLDIKIPEDLSVVKHIGDVFSALQELMSSCLQSSMQNSMENSCLSEISTRTSGPEVFQDCISNLGRSVCEDGRNMWSPLYTSVEKSVDHSGIFSQTGSHPNKILEVVDNQGLHGTAVQGSDDCDNLLLPNCGSSIINNQEEGQMWAETDPNFEGQTRNLRVLGKGSVYKTEPTLRNDASIGSVSYDAGKVTERRQPNRSNLASEAYNGQTGMLGLLDLPNAYPDNCAETNLSLETECNYTMRTPFRFCAGYELYEALGPVFQKENSSKDWEAGNREEMAVEMLEGIGSSNLLTNNTGNEHLLEAVIANVNRHDNDCNSVKSFCKSVDSLLTTEISAEPCSSDIGTISSTCYSFGRETLNSFNSSGTCGVRSSRGFSSTSCSRGSGHVERPLEPVKMHKKRARPGESCRPRPRDRQLIQDRIKELRELVPNGSKCSIDSLLERTIKHMLFMQNVTKHADKLSKCSASKFYWLRCIEHVQLADKESGTCGTSSHEVGSSWAVEVGHNQKVCPMRVENLGMNGQMLVEIFEDGRHFLDIAEAIRSLGLTILKGAE, encoded by the exons ATGGCAAGCCAACTGCAACAAGCACTGAGGAGCCTTTGCTGCAACACTCCTTGGAAGTATGCTGTTTTCTGGAAGCTCACTCGTCGAGCTCGAAT GATGTTAACTTGGGAGGACGCTTACTATGATAATGATGGGTTTCCAGAGAAAAAATCTCCTGGTAGCACAGCAGGCAACCTTCATGATGGACATTATTCCAACACTCGTCTCGGAGTAGCTGTGGCAAAGATGTCCTATCATGTTTATTCACTTGGAGAAGG TATTGTTGGGCAGGTGGCAGTTACTGGAAAATATCTATGGCTTTCCGCAGACAAAGGTGCAGCTATCTCTAGCTTGGCTCCTGAG CACTGTGATGGGTGGCAAGCTCAATTTTCTGCTGGGATTAAG accattgttgttgctgctgttgcTCCACATGGAGTTGTACAACTTGGATCCTTGGATATT aagattcCTGAGGATTTGAGCGTGGTCAAGCATATTGGAGATGTCTTTTCTGCGCTCCAGGAGTTGATGTCAAGTTGCTTGCAGAGTTCAATGCAGAACAGCATGGAAAATTCTTGCTTG TCAGAGATATCGACAAGGACCTCAGGTCCAGAGGTTTTTCAAGACTGCATAAGTAATCTAGGTAGAAGTGTTTGTGAAGATGGGAGAAATATGTGGTCTCCTCTATATACATCTGTTGAAAAATCTGTTGATCATTCTGGTATCTTCTCGCAAACTGGAAGTCACCCAAATAAAATACTTGAAGTGGTTGATAACCAAGGACTTCATGGGACAGCAGTTCAAGGATCTGATGACTGTGACAATCTGCTTCTTCCAAACTGTGGAAGTTCCATTATAAACAACCAAGAAGAAGGGCAGATGTGGGCAGAAACTGATCCAAATTTTGAAGGGCAAACTAGAAACTTGCGAGTCTTAGGAAAGGGCTCTGTATATAAAACTGAGCCAACTTTGAGAAATGATGCAAGTATTGGAAGTGTTTCATATGATGCTGGAAAAGTCACTGAACGCCGTCAGCCAAATAGAAGCAATCTTGCTTCTGAAGCTTACAATGGTCAAACCGGAATGTTGGGTTTGTTGGATCTTCCCAATGCATATCCAGATAATTGTGCAGAGACAAATTTAAGTCTTGAGACCGAGTGTAATTACACAATGCGCACTCCTTTCAGGTTCTGTGCTGGCTATGAGCTGTACGAAGCATTAGGGCCAGTTTTCCAGAAAGAGAATTCTTCCAAGGACTGGGAGGCAGGGAACCGGGAAGAAATGGCCGTTGAGATGCTTGAGGGTATTGGCTCCAGCAATCTGTTAACTAACAACACTGGCAATGAGCATCTTCTAGAAGCAGTAATAGCTAATGTTAACCGCCATGACAATGATTGTAACAGTGTGAAGTCATTCTGTAAATCTGTCGATTCCCTCTTGACCACTGAAATATCTGCTGAACCTTGTAGCAGTGATATAGGCACAATCAGTTCTACATGCTATTCATTTGGTCGGGAAACATTGAACAGCTTCAACTCATCAGGTACATGTGGTGTTCGGTCTTCTAGGGGTTTTTCATCAACCAGTTGTAGCAGAGGTAGCGGACATGTTGAGAGGCCACTCGAACCTGTTAAAATGCATAAAAAGAGAGCTAGACCTGGTGAAAGTTGCCGACCTAGACCCAGGGATAGACAATTGATCCAAGATCGCATCAAGGAGCTCCGTGAGCTGGTTCCAAATGGTTCTAAG TGCAGTATAGACTCACTTCTAGAACGCACTATCAAACACATGCTTTTCATGCAAAATGTCACCAAGCATGCTGACAAGCTAAGTAAGTGCTCTGCATCAAAG TTTTATTGGTTACGTTGCATTGAACATGTTCAGCTGGCTGACAAGGAATCGGGTACCTGTGGAACTTCCTCCCATGAGGTTGGTTCAAGCTGGGCAGTGGAAGTTGGACATAACCAAAAAGtttgtccgatgagggttgaaaATTTAGGCATGAATGGTCAAATGCTTGTAGAA ATCTTCGAAGACGGAAGGCATTTCCTTGACATAGCAGAAGCAATACGGAGCTTGGGTCTTACAATTTTAAAAG GGGCAGAATGA